One Brassica napus cultivar Da-Ae chromosome A1, Da-Ae, whole genome shotgun sequence genomic region harbors:
- the LOC106375086 gene encoding two-component response regulator-like APRR1 isoform X1, with product MASSLPQFYSDFTFSGETPSQFHGSSSYPDVSALSNYFDDGYGSFNPSSNPESMFFPQVFGVSDVSVPDYNNYYQKVGVNVNGAQYFHVGDQECYGYSPEIKPLFHPSTGEKSWQGNSEGGIQAEPNIKVGRYSVEERKDRIMRYLKKKNQRNFNKTIKYVCRKTLADRRVRVRGRFARNNDTSEQQSHMSKNHNNHSEKDEDMLSGSDDYLIQQMETDDGWLQEAMSNLISFPCELNAPGDAHHPNTWSF from the exons ATGGCATCATCTCTTCCTCAGTTCTACTCCGATTTCACATTTTCAGGTGAGACTCCGTCGCAGTTTCACGGCTCGTCTTCATATCCTGACGTCTCAGCTCTATCCAATTACTTTGACGACGGCTACGGCTCCTTCAACCCATCTTCTAACCCGGAATCCATGTTTTTCCCGCAAGTTTTTGGGGTTTCTGACGTTTCTGTGCCGGATTACAACAATTACTACCAGAAAGTGGGTGTGAATGTGAATGGCGCACAATACTTTCATGTTGGGGATCAAGAGTGCTACGGCTATTCACCGGAGATCAAGCCCTTGTTCCATCCGTCCACTGGAGAGAAATCCTGG CAGGGAAATAGTGAAGGAGGGATACAAGCTGAGCCGAACATAAAAGTGGGACGCTATTCGGTTGAAGAACGTAAAGACAGAATCATGAGGTACTTGAAGAAAAAGAACCAACGCAACTTCAATAAGACTATCAAG TATGTGTGTCGTAAAACCCTAGCTGATCGGCGTGTTCGTGTTCGAGGACGGTTTGCTAGAAACAATGACACAAGTGAGCAACAATCTCACATGTCTAAGAATCACAACAACCATTCTGAAAAAGACGAAGATATGCTTTCTGGATCAGACGACTATCTAATCCAG CAGATGGAAACCGACGATGGATGGCTTCAAGAGGCAATGTCTAATCTGATTTCATTTCCTTGTGAATTGAATGCTCCTGGAGATGCTCATCATCCAAACACATGGAGCTTCTGA
- the LOC111199925 gene encoding LOW QUALITY PROTEIN: uncharacterized protein LOC111199925 (The sequence of the model RefSeq protein was modified relative to this genomic sequence to represent the inferred CDS: substituted 2 bases at 2 genomic stop codons) gives KRXLLLLXQILIITTLVTVYVISRANEELMMQQCVNPHPHQQHFQFCVEAPPESKAAAALRQCGLGYATKRGVRETDAYLIARDYDKAAYDVSMTVEAPLVSCLVSLMTLEFNMPSSYHTEVYLASTQALLKIIDRF, from the coding sequence AAAAGATGACTTCTTCTCTTATAGCAAATTCTCATCATCACCACACTTGTAACAGTATACGTGATCTCCAGAGCAAACGAAGAGCTAATGATGCAACAATGCGTCAACCCTCACCCTCACCAACAGCACTTCCAGTTTTGCGTTGAAGCACCACCGGAATCCAAGGCTGCAGCCGCGTTGAGACAGTGTGGTTTGGGTTATGCGACGAAGCGTGGCGTGAGAGAAACCGACGCTTACTTGATAGCTAGAGACTATGACAAGGCTGCGTATGACGTCAGCATGACGGTGGAGGCTCCTCTAGTTTCGTGCCTCGTCAGTCTCATGACACTTGAATTCAATATGCCCTCAAGTTACCATACGGAGGTTTACTTGGCGTCGACTCAAGCTTTGCTCAAGATCATTGATCGCTTCTAg
- the LOC106375086 gene encoding two-component response regulator-like APRR1 isoform X4, translated as MASSLPQFYSDFTFSGETPSQFHGSSSYPDVSALSNYFDDGYGSFNPSSNPESMFFPQVFGVSDVSVPDYNNYYQKVGVNVNGAQYFHVGDQECYGYSPEIKPLFHPSTGEKSWGNSEGGIQAEPNIKVGRYSVEERKDRIMRYLKKKNQRNFNKTIKYVCRKTLADRRVRVRGRFARNNDTSEQQSHMSKNHNNHSEKDEDMLSGSDDYLIQMETDDGWLQEAMSNLISFPCELNAPGDAHHPNTWSF; from the exons ATGGCATCATCTCTTCCTCAGTTCTACTCCGATTTCACATTTTCAGGTGAGACTCCGTCGCAGTTTCACGGCTCGTCTTCATATCCTGACGTCTCAGCTCTATCCAATTACTTTGACGACGGCTACGGCTCCTTCAACCCATCTTCTAACCCGGAATCCATGTTTTTCCCGCAAGTTTTTGGGGTTTCTGACGTTTCTGTGCCGGATTACAACAATTACTACCAGAAAGTGGGTGTGAATGTGAATGGCGCACAATACTTTCATGTTGGGGATCAAGAGTGCTACGGCTATTCACCGGAGATCAAGCCCTTGTTCCATCCGTCCACTGGAGAGAAATCCTGG GGAAATAGTGAAGGAGGGATACAAGCTGAGCCGAACATAAAAGTGGGACGCTATTCGGTTGAAGAACGTAAAGACAGAATCATGAGGTACTTGAAGAAAAAGAACCAACGCAACTTCAATAAGACTATCAAG TATGTGTGTCGTAAAACCCTAGCTGATCGGCGTGTTCGTGTTCGAGGACGGTTTGCTAGAAACAATGACACAAGTGAGCAACAATCTCACATGTCTAAGAATCACAACAACCATTCTGAAAAAGACGAAGATATGCTTTCTGGATCAGACGACTATCTAATCCAG ATGGAAACCGACGATGGATGGCTTCAAGAGGCAATGTCTAATCTGATTTCATTTCCTTGTGAATTGAATGCTCCTGGAGATGCTCATCATCCAAACACATGGAGCTTCTGA
- the LOC106375087 gene encoding LOW QUALITY PROTEIN: scopoletin 8-hydroxylase (The sequence of the model RefSeq protein was modified relative to this genomic sequence to represent the inferred CDS: deleted 2 bases in 1 codon) yields MIPSTDLHTFSRYIYTVSLLGPLNIHFQKKNIETMAANYEDRDTLFNFVVKEGNGVKGLIDSGMSCVPQPFVQPLSERIATPNGQTCEAVQPIDLSQIDGPCHTEVAKQIVEAAETLGFFQVVNHGVSVELLELLKMSAHEFFEQPPENKAVYLKEVSPSKLVKYGTSFVPEKEKAIEWKDYVSMLYTNDDEALQHWPLQCREVALDFLKSSMAMVKRIVEVLMEDVGVILEEERMNSLVGTKMVNMNYYPTCPSPELTIGVGRHSDMGMLTVLLQDSIGGLYVKPDNGDWAEIPPLNGALVINVGDTLQILSNGKYKSAEHRVRTTNIGSRLSVPIFTAPTPSEKIGPLPEVVERDGVARYKEVLFQDYMNNFFSQPHDGKKSLDFARAD; encoded by the exons ATGATCCCAAGTACTGATCTCCATACATTTAGTCGGTATATATACACCGTCTCATTGTTAGGACCTCTCAACATTCATTTTCAAAAGAAGAACATAGAGACAATGGCTGCCAATTACGAGGACCGAGACACATTGTTCAACTTCGTGGTCAAAGAAGGTAATGGCGTGAAGGGTCTGATAGACTCTGGTATGTCTTGTGTTCCACAGCCTTTTGTCCAACCGCTCTCTGAGCGAATAGCGACCCCAAACGGCCAAACGTGTGAAGCTGTCCAGCCAATAGATCTTTCCCAGATAGACGGTCCATGCCACACGGAGGTGGCCAAACAAATCGTTGAAGCTGCTGAGACGCTTGGCTTCTTCCAG GTGGTGAACCATGGTGTTTCGGTAGAGCTGCTTGAATTGCTGAAAATGTCAGCTCATGAGTTTTTCGAACAACCTCCTGAGAACAAAGCGGTTTACCTAAAAGAAGTGAGTCCAAGCAAGCTAGTTAAGTACGGGACGAGCTTCGTACCAGAGAAGGAGAAGGCCATTGAGTGGAAAGATTATGTGAGCATGCTTTACACCAATGACGACGAGGCTCTTCAACACTGGCCTCTACAATGCag AGAGGTGGCACTTGATTTCCTAAAATCATCAATGGCAATGGTGAAAAGAATAGTTGAAGTTTTGATGGAGGATGTAGGAGTGATACtagaagaagagagaatgaaCAGTTTGGTGGGGACCAAAATGGTCAACATGAACTACTACCCAACATGTCCCAGCCCCGAGCTCACTATAGGCGTCGGTCGTCACTCCGACATGGGAATGTTAACTGTTTTATTACAAGATAGCATTGGTGGTCTCTACGTTAAACCAGACAACGGTGACTGGGCTGAGATCCCTCCTCTCAATGGAGCCTTAGTCATCAATGTTGGCGATACTTTGCAG ATTCTAAGCAATGGGAAGTATAAAAGTGCGGAGCATAGGGTTCGAACCACAAACATCGGATCG AGACTCTCTGTGCCTATTTTCACGGCACCTACTCCCTCGGAGAAGATTGGTCCATTGCCCGAAGTGGTGGAACGTGACGGGGTGGCTCGTTACAAAGAGGTGTTATTTCAAGACTACATGAACAACTTCTTCAGCCAACCACACGATGGCAAGAAATCTCTCGACTTTGCTCGTGCCGATTGA
- the LOC106375086 gene encoding two-component response regulator-like APRR1 isoform X2: MASSLPQFYSDFTFSGETPSQFHGSSSYPDVSALSNYFDDGYGSFNPSSNPESMFFPQVFGVSDVSVPDYNNYYQKVGVNVNGAQYFHVGDQECYGYSPEIKPLFHPSTGEKSWGNSEGGIQAEPNIKVGRYSVEERKDRIMRYLKKKNQRNFNKTIKYVCRKTLADRRVRVRGRFARNNDTSEQQSHMSKNHNNHSEKDEDMLSGSDDYLIQQMETDDGWLQEAMSNLISFPCELNAPGDAHHPNTWSF, translated from the exons ATGGCATCATCTCTTCCTCAGTTCTACTCCGATTTCACATTTTCAGGTGAGACTCCGTCGCAGTTTCACGGCTCGTCTTCATATCCTGACGTCTCAGCTCTATCCAATTACTTTGACGACGGCTACGGCTCCTTCAACCCATCTTCTAACCCGGAATCCATGTTTTTCCCGCAAGTTTTTGGGGTTTCTGACGTTTCTGTGCCGGATTACAACAATTACTACCAGAAAGTGGGTGTGAATGTGAATGGCGCACAATACTTTCATGTTGGGGATCAAGAGTGCTACGGCTATTCACCGGAGATCAAGCCCTTGTTCCATCCGTCCACTGGAGAGAAATCCTGG GGAAATAGTGAAGGAGGGATACAAGCTGAGCCGAACATAAAAGTGGGACGCTATTCGGTTGAAGAACGTAAAGACAGAATCATGAGGTACTTGAAGAAAAAGAACCAACGCAACTTCAATAAGACTATCAAG TATGTGTGTCGTAAAACCCTAGCTGATCGGCGTGTTCGTGTTCGAGGACGGTTTGCTAGAAACAATGACACAAGTGAGCAACAATCTCACATGTCTAAGAATCACAACAACCATTCTGAAAAAGACGAAGATATGCTTTCTGGATCAGACGACTATCTAATCCAG CAGATGGAAACCGACGATGGATGGCTTCAAGAGGCAATGTCTAATCTGATTTCATTTCCTTGTGAATTGAATGCTCCTGGAGATGCTCATCATCCAAACACATGGAGCTTCTGA
- the LOC106375086 gene encoding two-component response regulator-like APRR1 isoform X3 — MASSLPQFYSDFTFSGETPSQFHGSSSYPDVSALSNYFDDGYGSFNPSSNPESMFFPQVFGVSDVSVPDYNNYYQKVGVNVNGAQYFHVGDQECYGYSPEIKPLFHPSTGEKSWQGNSEGGIQAEPNIKVGRYSVEERKDRIMRYLKKKNQRNFNKTIKYVCRKTLADRRVRVRGRFARNNDTSEQQSHMSKNHNNHSEKDEDMLSGSDDYLIQMETDDGWLQEAMSNLISFPCELNAPGDAHHPNTWSF, encoded by the exons ATGGCATCATCTCTTCCTCAGTTCTACTCCGATTTCACATTTTCAGGTGAGACTCCGTCGCAGTTTCACGGCTCGTCTTCATATCCTGACGTCTCAGCTCTATCCAATTACTTTGACGACGGCTACGGCTCCTTCAACCCATCTTCTAACCCGGAATCCATGTTTTTCCCGCAAGTTTTTGGGGTTTCTGACGTTTCTGTGCCGGATTACAACAATTACTACCAGAAAGTGGGTGTGAATGTGAATGGCGCACAATACTTTCATGTTGGGGATCAAGAGTGCTACGGCTATTCACCGGAGATCAAGCCCTTGTTCCATCCGTCCACTGGAGAGAAATCCTGG CAGGGAAATAGTGAAGGAGGGATACAAGCTGAGCCGAACATAAAAGTGGGACGCTATTCGGTTGAAGAACGTAAAGACAGAATCATGAGGTACTTGAAGAAAAAGAACCAACGCAACTTCAATAAGACTATCAAG TATGTGTGTCGTAAAACCCTAGCTGATCGGCGTGTTCGTGTTCGAGGACGGTTTGCTAGAAACAATGACACAAGTGAGCAACAATCTCACATGTCTAAGAATCACAACAACCATTCTGAAAAAGACGAAGATATGCTTTCTGGATCAGACGACTATCTAATCCAG ATGGAAACCGACGATGGATGGCTTCAAGAGGCAATGTCTAATCTGATTTCATTTCCTTGTGAATTGAATGCTCCTGGAGATGCTCATCATCCAAACACATGGAGCTTCTGA